A genomic window from Sandaracinaceae bacterium includes:
- a CDS encoding GIY-YIG nuclease family protein, which produces MTALAELDVLGVDCQSTGATPAHGAMLELGWARRGAPVESVLVTLPEGASIPRAVTRVTGIREGDLVDAVPPIDAWQRLCAERPPGAPALAHFARFERRFFLELQASRGETELPFPLICTHEIARRLLPELPRRGLRALAGYFGWPLAAPRRSAEHVAATLFVWEKLVELLAARGVTDLEHLASWLDAAEPAKPLARGWPMPAEALSDLPRGPGVYRMRRVDGSLLYIGKAKRLRTRVRSYFQRRRRVPDRLLEMLTQARALDVEQTETAVEAALLEHDQIKRDRPPYNVEMAGDGGLFWAAADFSSLAEQPDARHVVGPVIGARVLAGLENLAAWIAASGPIAGAELACGAGALTTTTAAAARTAGAGGGTGAGTGAAAGTGAAAGTGAAAGTGAAAGAGAGAGAGAAAGAGAGTGTGTGTGAGTGTGTGTGTGTGTGTGTGTGTGTGTGTGTGTGTGTGTGTGTG; this is translated from the coding sequence GTGACCGCGCTGGCCGAGCTCGACGTCCTGGGCGTCGACTGTCAGAGCACCGGCGCCACCCCTGCGCACGGCGCCATGCTCGAGCTGGGCTGGGCGCGGCGCGGCGCTCCCGTGGAGAGCGTGCTGGTCACCTTGCCCGAGGGCGCGTCGATCCCGCGCGCGGTGACCCGCGTCACCGGCATCCGCGAGGGCGACCTGGTCGACGCGGTCCCCCCGATCGACGCGTGGCAGCGGCTGTGCGCGGAGCGTCCGCCCGGCGCCCCCGCGCTCGCCCACTTCGCGCGCTTCGAGCGGCGCTTCTTCCTGGAGCTGCAGGCCTCGCGGGGCGAGACGGAGCTCCCCTTCCCGCTGATCTGCACCCACGAGATCGCGCGACGCCTCTTGCCCGAGCTGCCGCGCCGCGGCCTGCGGGCGCTCGCCGGCTACTTCGGCTGGCCGCTCGCGGCGCCTCGGCGGAGCGCGGAGCACGTCGCGGCCACCCTCTTCGTCTGGGAGAAGCTGGTCGAGCTGCTCGCGGCCCGCGGCGTGACCGACCTCGAGCACCTGGCGAGCTGGCTGGACGCGGCCGAGCCGGCGAAGCCGCTGGCGCGCGGCTGGCCCATGCCCGCCGAGGCGCTCTCCGATCTGCCCCGCGGCCCCGGCGTCTACCGCATGCGCCGCGTCGACGGCTCGCTCCTCTACATCGGCAAGGCGAAGCGCCTCCGCACGCGGGTCCGCTCCTACTTCCAGCGACGCCGCCGCGTCCCGGACCGCCTCCTCGAGATGCTGACCCAGGCGCGCGCGCTCGACGTGGAGCAGACCGAGACCGCGGTGGAGGCGGCACTGCTCGAGCACGATCAGATCAAGCGCGACCGGCCGCCCTACAACGTCGAGATGGCCGGAGACGGGGGGCTCTTCTGGGCCGCGGCGGACTTCTCGTCGCTCGCCGAGCAGCCGGACGCGCGGCACGTGGTCGGGCCCGTGATCGGAGCGCGGGTCCTCGCGGGGCTGGAGAATCTGGCGGCCTGGATCGCGGCGTCAGGTCCGATTGCGGGAGCGGAGCTCGCCTGCGGAGCGGGGGCGCTCACGACCACGACCGCCGCCGCGGCACGAACCGCGGGAGCGGGAGGGGGAACGGGAGCGGGAACGGGAGCAGCAGCGGGAACGGGAGCAGCAGCGGGAACGGGAGCAGCAGCGGGAACGGGAGCAGCAGCGGGAGCGGGAGCGGGAGCGGGAGCGGGAGCAGCAGCGGGAGCGGGAGCGGGAACGGGAACGGGAACGGGAACGGGAGCGGGAACGGGAACGGGAACGGGAACGGGAACGGGAACGGGAACGGGAACGGGAACGGGAACGGGAACGGGAACGGGAACGGGAACGGGAACGGGAACGGGAACGGGAACGGGAACGGGAACGGGAACGGG
- the purS gene encoding phosphoribosylformylglycinamidine synthase subunit PurS, producing MKANIYVTLKREVLDPQGDAVKRALGSLEFGGVRDVRVGKLIEIELDDREPGAAEAELRAMCEKLLANPVIEDFRFEIV from the coding sequence GTGAAGGCCAACATCTACGTCACCCTCAAGCGCGAAGTGCTCGACCCCCAGGGCGACGCGGTGAAGCGCGCCCTCGGCAGCCTGGAGTTCGGCGGCGTGCGCGACGTGCGCGTGGGCAAGCTCATCGAGATCGAGCTGGACGACCGCGAGCCCGGCGCGGCGGAGGCGGAGCTGCGCGCGATGTGCGAGAAGCTGCTCGCCAACCCGGTCATCGAAGACTTCCGCTTCGAGATCGTGTGA
- a CDS encoding phosphoribosylaminoimidazolesuccinocarboxamide synthase — translation MSADVALLREGLSLTLDETDLPELGRKVQGKVRDSYLPGDGRRILVTTDRISAFDRVLGTLPFKGQILNQLSAWWFEQTKDVAPNHLRGVPDPSVSVAIECEPLPVEWVMRAYATGVTSTSLWTHYARGEREFCGHALPDGLKKNEPLPDAILTPSTKAEKGGHDESVSRDVVLARGLVDEATFAEAERIARALFARGREICAKHGLILVDTKYEMGRAPDGSIVVIDEIHTPDSSRIWLADSYEARLAAGEEPESFDKEYVRRWLAAEGFTGDGPIPKIPDEVRVEASRRYIEACETIRGEPFVPDLEDPITRIRKNLRGAS, via the coding sequence GTGAGCGCGGACGTCGCGCTGCTCCGAGAGGGGCTCTCGCTGACGCTCGACGAGACCGATCTCCCGGAGCTCGGACGCAAGGTGCAAGGAAAGGTGCGGGACAGCTACCTCCCGGGCGACGGGCGCCGCATCCTCGTCACGACCGATCGCATCAGCGCCTTCGACCGTGTCCTCGGCACGCTCCCCTTCAAGGGGCAGATCCTCAACCAGCTCAGCGCCTGGTGGTTCGAGCAGACGAAGGACGTCGCGCCCAACCACCTGCGCGGCGTGCCCGACCCGAGCGTGAGCGTGGCCATCGAGTGCGAGCCGCTCCCCGTCGAGTGGGTGATGCGCGCCTACGCCACGGGCGTGACGTCCACCAGCCTCTGGACGCACTACGCGCGGGGCGAGCGCGAGTTCTGCGGGCACGCCCTCCCCGACGGGCTGAAGAAGAACGAGCCGCTCCCGGACGCCATCCTGACGCCGAGCACGAAGGCGGAGAAGGGCGGCCACGACGAGAGCGTCAGCCGCGACGTCGTGCTCGCGCGCGGGCTCGTCGACGAGGCGACCTTCGCGGAGGCGGAGCGCATCGCGCGCGCGCTCTTCGCCCGCGGCCGTGAGATCTGCGCGAAGCACGGCTTGATCCTCGTGGACACGAAGTACGAGATGGGGCGCGCGCCCGACGGCTCGATCGTGGTCATCGACGAGATCCACACCCCCGACAGCTCGCGCATCTGGCTCGCCGACAGCTACGAGGCGCGGCTCGCCGCGGGCGAGGAGCCCGAGAGCTTCGACAAGGAGTACGTCCGGCGCTGGCTGGCCGCCGAGGGATTCACCGGCGACGGGCCCATCCCGAAGATCCCCGACGAGGTTCGCGTCGAGGCGTCCCGCCGCTACATCGAGGCGTGCGAGACCATCCGCGGCGAGCCGTTCGTGCCCGACCTCGAGGACCCCATCACCCGCATCCGCAAGAACCTGAGAGGCGCATCGTGA
- the purB gene encoding adenylosuccinate lyase codes for MIPRYTPADFAALWSQRQKYLAWFEVELAACEAMEEAGLVPQGTAAEVRPVGEKIDADAIDEIEKETRHDVIAFLTHVERLAGPPARWLHLGMTSSDVLDSSLAWLMCKAGDALLERTDALLDAFAKRVDEHRHTPMIGRSHGIHAEPTTFGITLAGHHAELKRGRERLAAAREEIAYGKIAGAVGTYAHLSPAIEEAALRRLGLKPETVSTQVVPRDRHAVFLAACATLAAAIERFSTNVRHWQRTEVLEAEEPFTKGQKGSSAMPHKRNPILSENLCGLARIVRGAVVPGYENIALWHERDISHSSVERMIVPDATTTLAFMLDRTKRLIEGLVVYPENLRANLEKTGGLWASGGVLLELVRAGKGRQDGYVWVQRNAMKAFHGEGDFQTLLLADEEIRSLLDEDTIRKCFDLQHALAHADAIVDRALGRAS; via the coding sequence ATGATCCCGCGCTACACGCCCGCCGATTTCGCCGCCCTCTGGAGCCAGCGGCAGAAGTATCTCGCGTGGTTCGAGGTCGAGCTCGCCGCCTGCGAGGCCATGGAGGAGGCGGGGCTCGTCCCGCAGGGCACCGCGGCCGAGGTGCGCCCGGTCGGCGAGAAGATCGACGCCGACGCCATCGACGAGATCGAGAAGGAGACGCGCCACGACGTGATCGCCTTCCTCACCCACGTCGAGCGCCTCGCGGGCCCACCCGCGCGCTGGCTCCACCTCGGCATGACCAGCTCCGACGTGCTCGACAGCTCGCTCGCGTGGCTGATGTGCAAGGCGGGAGACGCGCTGCTGGAGCGCACCGACGCGCTGCTCGACGCGTTCGCGAAGCGTGTCGACGAGCACCGCCACACGCCGATGATCGGGCGCAGCCACGGCATCCACGCCGAGCCCACCACCTTCGGGATCACGCTCGCGGGCCACCACGCCGAGCTGAAGCGCGGCCGCGAGCGCCTCGCCGCCGCGCGCGAGGAGATCGCCTACGGCAAGATCGCGGGCGCGGTCGGCACCTACGCGCACCTGTCCCCCGCGATCGAGGAGGCCGCGCTCCGGCGCCTCGGCCTGAAGCCGGAGACGGTCTCGACCCAGGTCGTGCCGCGGGACCGCCACGCGGTCTTCCTCGCCGCCTGCGCCACCCTCGCCGCGGCCATCGAGCGCTTCTCGACCAACGTGCGGCACTGGCAGCGCACGGAGGTGCTCGAGGCCGAGGAGCCCTTCACGAAGGGTCAGAAGGGCTCGAGCGCGATGCCCCACAAGCGCAACCCGATCCTCAGCGAGAACCTCTGTGGCCTCGCGCGGATCGTGCGCGGCGCGGTGGTGCCCGGCTACGAGAACATCGCGCTCTGGCACGAGCGCGACATCAGCCACTCCTCGGTCGAGCGCATGATCGTGCCCGACGCGACGACCACGCTCGCCTTCATGCTCGACCGCACCAAGCGCCTCATCGAGGGGCTCGTGGTCTACCCCGAGAACCTGCGCGCGAACCTGGAGAAGACGGGCGGGCTCTGGGCGAGCGGCGGCGTGCTGCTCGAGCTGGTGCGGGCCGGCAAGGGCCGCCAGGACGGCTACGTGTGGGTGCAGCGCAACGCCATGAAGGCCTTCCACGGCGAGGGCGACTTCCAGACGCTGCTCCTCGCGGACGAGGAGATCCGCTCGCTGCTCGACGAGGACACCATCCGGAAGTGCTTCGACCTCCAGCACGCGCTCGCGCACGCCGACGCCATCGTCGACCGCGCGCTCGGGAGGGCCTCGTGA
- a CDS encoding glycosyltransferase family 4 protein, producing the protein MRVLHVTRDFPPRRNGGLSTAVAGLVKATPCPTAVLSFDAWRPRGKSKPTLRDTEHVARLASPRDLPKARRFAGTFAPTHVHVHHAMLFPFAASLGAPTVLSIHVVQRELRRLRDLPSPTQSEQAQAAAVARADRVIVPSRAARDALGAGEVVPLGVAPTPLPRFGGEGALFVGRFADVKGLGTLADALSHLRTPVSIAGGLPDSPRAVRKWRARLRGAKHLGWLDAERLEAAYAAHAILVAPSWTESFGQAVLEAQMRGLAVVASDAGALPERVRDGVDGVLVPPREPEALAEALDALAGDASRLASMRRAARAHAETQTWDRRIEAHLDVYRALR; encoded by the coding sequence ATGCGCGTGCTGCACGTGACGCGGGACTTCCCGCCGAGGCGCAACGGAGGCCTCTCCACCGCGGTCGCCGGGCTCGTGAAGGCCACGCCGTGCCCCACCGCGGTGCTCTCGTTCGACGCGTGGCGGCCGCGCGGCAAGTCCAAGCCGACGCTGCGGGACACCGAACACGTGGCCCGGCTCGCCTCCCCGCGCGACCTGCCCAAGGCGCGCCGCTTCGCGGGGACGTTCGCGCCCACGCACGTGCACGTGCACCACGCGATGCTCTTCCCCTTCGCCGCGTCGCTCGGCGCGCCGACCGTGCTCTCGATCCACGTCGTGCAGCGGGAGCTGCGGAGGCTGCGCGATCTCCCGTCGCCGACCCAGTCCGAGCAGGCGCAGGCCGCCGCGGTCGCGCGCGCCGATCGGGTCATCGTGCCTTCGCGCGCGGCGCGCGACGCGCTGGGCGCCGGGGAGGTCGTGCCGCTGGGCGTGGCTCCGACTCCGCTCCCTCGGTTCGGGGGAGAGGGCGCCCTCTTCGTCGGCCGCTTCGCCGACGTCAAGGGCCTCGGGACGCTCGCCGACGCGCTGTCGCACCTTCGGACTCCAGTCTCCATCGCGGGCGGGCTGCCCGACAGCCCCCGGGCCGTGCGCAAGTGGCGGGCGCGCCTGCGGGGGGCGAAGCACCTCGGCTGGCTCGACGCGGAGCGGCTCGAGGCGGCCTACGCGGCGCACGCGATCCTGGTCGCGCCGAGCTGGACCGAGTCCTTCGGGCAGGCCGTGCTCGAGGCGCAGATGCGGGGCCTCGCGGTGGTGGCGAGCGACGCGGGCGCTCTGCCCGAGCGCGTGCGAGACGGCGTCGACGGAGTGCTGGTGCCGCCCCGGGAGCCAGAGGCGCTCGCGGAGGCCCTCGACGCGCTCGCGGGCGACGCCTCTCGGCTCGCGTCCATGCGCCGCGCGGCCCGGGCTCACGCGGAGACGCAGACCTGGGATCGGCGGATCGAGGCCCATCTCGACGTCTACCGCGCGCTCCGGTGA
- a CDS encoding PIG-L deacetylase family protein, protein MRRVAVVVAHPDDESYPFAGTLARLADLGVEVHVVCATRGEGGWDLTGEGRTGAALAEARSRELARSCEVLGAAPPRFLDMPDGGVEITPERLQAALAPLEPDALFTLGHDGAYGHVDHLAVTAMVGAVAGGRPVLHAVFPPGLFEPFRRKMKRFAPAALGLPDDAPLGSRLFDLEVDIRPVQQRKLDSVAAHRTQVQGGDPRRFLFDGLLDAVLDVERFRYATESRIADWPLQPPAG, encoded by the coding sequence ATGAGGCGGGTGGCGGTGGTCGTCGCGCACCCGGACGACGAGAGCTACCCCTTCGCGGGCACCCTCGCGCGCCTGGCCGACCTCGGGGTCGAGGTGCACGTCGTCTGCGCCACGCGAGGGGAAGGCGGCTGGGATCTGACGGGCGAGGGGCGCACCGGAGCCGCGCTGGCGGAGGCCCGCTCCCGCGAGCTGGCGCGCTCCTGCGAGGTGCTGGGCGCCGCGCCGCCGCGCTTCCTCGACATGCCGGACGGCGGGGTGGAGATCACGCCCGAGCGCCTCCAGGCGGCGCTCGCCCCCCTCGAGCCCGACGCGCTCTTCACGCTCGGCCACGACGGCGCCTACGGGCACGTCGATCACCTCGCGGTCACGGCGATGGTCGGCGCCGTCGCGGGCGGCCGCCCCGTGCTGCACGCGGTCTTCCCGCCCGGGCTCTTCGAGCCCTTCCGCCGGAAGATGAAGCGCTTCGCGCCCGCGGCGCTCGGGCTGCCCGACGACGCCCCGCTCGGGAGCCGCCTCTTCGACCTCGAGGTGGACATCCGACCCGTGCAGCAACGCAAGCTCGACTCCGTGGCCGCGCACCGCACGCAGGTCCAGGGCGGCGATCCGCGCCGCTTCCTCTTCGACGGCCTCCTGGACGCCGTGCTCGACGTCGAGCGCTTCCGCTACGCGACCGAGTCGCGGATCGCGGACTGGCCGCTTCAGCCGCCGGCCGGCTGA
- the miaE gene encoding tRNA isopentenyl-2-thiomethyl-A-37 hydroxylase MiaE has protein sequence MLKLRHDTAPEWVPLVERELIAFLQDHAANERRVSRSALTLAVQHPERAELVDAMVHVSLEELEHFKLVYELLKARGAPLAQDAPDPYMKALRKRLADPDRSKWLLHRLVLFAVVEARGYERFAMLAEGLSDPGLRETYAELARCEARHQGLYLRLARTYYAAEEVETHLDRVLDLEAALLRELPLRPALH, from the coding sequence GTGCTGAAGCTGCGTCACGACACCGCGCCCGAGTGGGTCCCGCTCGTGGAGCGCGAGCTGATCGCGTTCTTGCAGGACCACGCGGCGAACGAGCGGCGGGTGTCGCGGAGCGCGCTGACCCTCGCGGTGCAGCACCCGGAGCGGGCGGAGCTGGTCGACGCGATGGTGCACGTCAGCCTCGAGGAGCTGGAGCACTTCAAGCTCGTCTACGAGCTGCTCAAGGCGCGCGGCGCCCCGCTCGCGCAGGACGCGCCCGACCCCTACATGAAGGCGCTGCGCAAGCGGCTCGCGGACCCCGACCGGAGCAAGTGGCTGCTGCATCGCCTGGTGCTCTTCGCGGTGGTCGAGGCGCGCGGCTACGAGCGCTTCGCGATGCTCGCCGAGGGGCTCTCCGACCCGGGGCTGCGCGAGACCTACGCGGAGCTCGCCCGCTGCGAGGCGCGCCACCAGGGGCTCTATCTGCGGCTCGCGCGCACCTACTACGCGGCGGAGGAGGTCGAGACGCACCTCGACCGGGTGCTGGACCTCGAGGCGGCGCTGCTACGGGAGCTGCCGCTCCGTCCGGCGCTGCACTGA
- a CDS encoding aldo/keto reductase, with product MEQVLFGRTGATISQLGFGTMSFGGEASESECEALYAAARDAGVTFFDCADVYQKGVAEEILGALIAPHRDEVVLATKAYFPMSDAPNDRGASRYHLERAVEASLERLGTDRIDVFFLHRFDERTPLEDSLRGVERLVAAGKILYPAASNYAAWQVQKALGIQARHGWAPLAAIQPMFNLVKRTAEIEILPMAASEGLAVTPYSPLGGGLLSGKYGKDTRPDAGRVVDNPMYAERYGDAWRFETAERFTALAAARGVHPVTLAVAWVAAHPAVTAPLVGARNVEQLAPALAAADFEMDDALYAEIAALSPAPPPATDRNEEAGSHDYATVLRR from the coding sequence ATGGAGCAGGTCCTCTTCGGGCGCACCGGCGCGACCATCTCGCAGCTGGGCTTCGGCACGATGAGCTTCGGCGGCGAGGCGAGCGAGAGCGAGTGCGAGGCGCTCTACGCCGCGGCGCGCGACGCGGGCGTGACGTTCTTCGACTGCGCCGACGTCTACCAGAAGGGCGTGGCGGAGGAGATCCTCGGCGCGCTGATCGCGCCGCACCGCGACGAGGTCGTGCTCGCCACCAAGGCGTACTTCCCGATGAGCGACGCGCCGAACGATCGGGGGGCGAGCCGCTATCACCTCGAGCGCGCGGTGGAGGCGAGCCTCGAGCGGCTGGGCACCGACCGCATCGACGTCTTCTTCCTGCACCGCTTCGACGAGCGGACGCCCCTCGAGGACAGCCTCCGAGGCGTCGAGCGCCTCGTCGCCGCGGGCAAGATCCTCTACCCCGCGGCGAGCAACTACGCCGCGTGGCAGGTCCAGAAGGCGCTCGGCATCCAGGCCCGCCACGGCTGGGCGCCGCTCGCCGCCATCCAGCCGATGTTCAACCTCGTCAAGCGCACGGCGGAGATCGAGATCCTCCCGATGGCCGCGAGCGAGGGCCTCGCCGTCACGCCGTACAGCCCCCTCGGCGGCGGGCTGTTGAGCGGCAAGTACGGCAAGGACACGCGCCCGGACGCGGGGCGCGTGGTCGACAACCCCATGTACGCCGAGCGCTACGGGGACGCGTGGCGCTTCGAGACGGCGGAGCGCTTCACCGCGCTGGCCGCGGCGCGCGGGGTCCACCCGGTGACGCTGGCGGTGGCCTGGGTCGCGGCGCACCCCGCGGTGACGGCGCCGCTCGTCGGCGCGCGCAACGTCGAGCAGCTCGCGCCGGCCCTCGCGGCGGCCGACTTCGAGATGGACGACGCGCTCTACGCGGAGATCGCGGCCCTGTCGCCCGCGCCGCCCCCGGCCACCGACCGGAACGAAGAGGCGGGGAGCCACGACTACGCGACCGTGCTGCGGCGCTGA
- the nadA gene encoding quinolinate synthase NadA: MSQSFPSLVIAADRLEPQGAFAEAQAEFLSPDPGVVKELDALLEAKKIGVVAHFYMDPELQGVLSACSWPHVHISDSLAMADAAIGMVEKGCEQIVVLGVDFMSENARAMLDAAGLNSVPVYRVAADPIGCSLAESAEAKAYGAYLTEARETPRSLHVVYINTSLRTKAKAHALVPTITCTSSNVVATVLQAFAQIPDVQVFFGPDTYMGRNLAELFRSLADMPDETIGALHPAHDQASIRAMLPRFRYFEQGTCIVHHMFGADVARQVREDYPEVFVTAHLEVPGEMFEVALERQREADAGVVGSTSDILGFITRKVGEAAEAGGAKRLRFVLGTEAGMITAIVNGLQAILRGTEIEAEIIFPVASEAIAQDPESPLVVLPGVSGGEGCSTAGGCATCPYMKMNSLDALLSVVRKVGVADDDLAPYEPHQYVELVDGRTAADIGGEPILHMRGFQKQKALPAALVEDVETRHAKRAEQELAVR; the protein is encoded by the coding sequence ATGAGCCAATCGTTCCCGTCTCTCGTCATCGCGGCCGACCGTCTCGAGCCGCAGGGCGCCTTCGCCGAAGCGCAGGCCGAGTTCCTGTCGCCCGATCCGGGCGTCGTGAAGGAGCTGGACGCGCTGCTCGAGGCGAAGAAGATCGGCGTCGTCGCCCACTTCTACATGGACCCCGAGCTCCAAGGCGTGCTCAGCGCGTGCTCCTGGCCGCACGTGCACATCAGCGACTCCCTCGCGATGGCGGACGCCGCGATCGGGATGGTGGAGAAGGGCTGCGAGCAGATCGTGGTGCTCGGGGTCGACTTCATGAGCGAGAACGCGCGGGCGATGCTCGACGCGGCCGGGCTCAACAGCGTCCCGGTCTATCGCGTCGCCGCGGACCCCATCGGCTGCTCGCTCGCCGAGAGCGCGGAGGCGAAGGCGTACGGCGCGTACCTGACCGAGGCGCGCGAGACCCCGCGCAGCCTGCACGTCGTCTACATCAACACCTCGCTGCGGACGAAGGCCAAGGCCCACGCGCTCGTGCCCACCATCACCTGCACCAGCTCCAACGTGGTCGCGACGGTGCTGCAGGCGTTCGCGCAGATCCCCGACGTGCAGGTCTTCTTCGGGCCCGACACCTACATGGGCCGCAACCTCGCGGAGCTCTTCCGCTCGCTCGCGGACATGCCCGACGAGACCATCGGCGCCCTCCACCCCGCCCACGACCAGGCGTCCATTCGCGCGATGCTGCCTCGCTTCCGGTACTTCGAGCAGGGCACGTGCATCGTGCACCACATGTTCGGCGCGGACGTCGCGCGGCAGGTGCGCGAGGACTACCCGGAGGTGTTCGTGACCGCGCACCTCGAGGTGCCGGGCGAGATGTTCGAGGTCGCGCTCGAGCGGCAGCGCGAGGCCGACGCGGGCGTGGTCGGATCCACCAGCGACATCCTCGGCTTCATCACCCGCAAGGTCGGCGAGGCCGCGGAGGCGGGCGGCGCGAAGCGGCTGCGCTTCGTGCTCGGCACCGAGGCGGGCATGATCACCGCGATCGTCAACGGGCTGCAAGCCATCCTGCGGGGCACCGAGATCGAGGCGGAGATCATCTTCCCCGTGGCCAGCGAGGCGATCGCGCAGGACCCGGAGAGCCCGCTCGTGGTCCTGCCCGGCGTCTCCGGGGGCGAGGGCTGCAGCACCGCGGGCGGCTGCGCGACCTGCCCCTACATGAAGATGAACAGCCTCGACGCGCTGCTGAGCGTGGTGCGCAAGGTGGGCGTGGCCGACGACGACCTCGCGCCCTACGAGCCCCACCAGTACGTGGAGCTGGTCGACGGCCGCACGGCGGCGGACATCGGCGGCGAGCCCATCCTGCACATGCGGGGCTTCCAGAAGCAGAAGGCGCTCCCTGCCGCGCTGGTCGAGGACGTCGAGACGCGGCACGCGAAGCGGGCCGAGCAGGAGCTGGCAGTCCGTTGA
- a CDS encoding CoA pyrophosphatase: MSDVDLETIRARLRDVDPRSEPSPRAAVAAVLREHAGRPEVLFIQRAEHPDDPWSGHMAFPGGRLDPTDDSLERTAVRETLEELGLDLRAHGRLVGRLDDVPTHKTGLVVRPFVWTLEHLPVLTPNHEVAEVCWVDLPSLMSGERDTGYDLDWKGSRHRFPGYAVGDRVVWGLTYRMLQIFFEVLRR, translated from the coding sequence GTGAGCGACGTCGATCTCGAGACGATCCGCGCGCGCCTCCGCGACGTCGACCCGCGCAGCGAGCCCTCGCCCAGGGCGGCGGTGGCGGCGGTGCTGCGCGAGCACGCGGGGCGCCCCGAGGTGCTGTTCATCCAGCGGGCGGAGCACCCGGACGATCCCTGGAGCGGGCACATGGCGTTCCCCGGCGGGCGGCTCGATCCGACGGACGACAGCCTCGAGCGGACGGCGGTGCGCGAGACGCTCGAAGAGCTCGGGCTCGATCTCCGCGCGCACGGGCGGCTGGTGGGTCGCCTCGACGACGTGCCCACCCACAAGACGGGGCTGGTGGTGCGGCCGTTCGTCTGGACGCTCGAGCACCTCCCCGTGCTGACGCCGAACCACGAGGTCGCGGAGGTGTGCTGGGTGGACCTGCCCTCGCTCATGAGCGGCGAGCGCGACACCGGCTACGACCTCGACTGGAAGGGGAGCCGGCACCGCTTCCCCGGCTACGCGGTCGGCGACCGCGTGGTGTGGGGGCTGACGTACCGCATGCTGCAGATCTTCTTCGAGGTCCTGCGGCGCTGA